The following are encoded in a window of Pseudomonas sp. JQ170C genomic DNA:
- the ftsX gene encoding permease-like cell division protein FtsX: MSATRSPKVSERVAPKAADPQPEKKKRDSHDDDGPDFRTLLHAWLESHRSSLMDSLRRLGKQPIGSFFTCLVMAVALSLPMGLSLLLSNVERLGGSWQRAAQISLYLKLDASTADGEALREQIKALPGVAEAEYVSREKALEEFQQQSGLGDALRELPENPLPGVVVVTPAEVDKPALEALRQRLAELPKVDVAQLDLLWVERLAAILKLGDRFVFGLTVLLVSALLLVIGNTIRLHIENRRTEIEVIKLVGGTDSYVRRPFLYMGALYGLGAGVLAWGVLAFGLNWLNDAVIGLSGLYGSDFSLAGVPSADGLSLLLGAVLLGYIGAWIAVARHLSELAPR; encoded by the coding sequence ATGAGTGCAACACGTAGTCCCAAGGTTTCCGAGCGGGTAGCGCCCAAGGCCGCTGATCCGCAGCCGGAAAAGAAAAAGCGCGACAGCCATGACGACGATGGCCCTGACTTCCGCACCCTGCTGCATGCCTGGCTGGAAAGCCATCGCTCAAGCCTGATGGACAGCCTGCGCCGCCTGGGCAAGCAGCCCATCGGCAGTTTCTTTACCTGCCTGGTGATGGCCGTGGCCTTGAGCCTGCCGATGGGGTTGTCGCTGTTGCTGAGCAACGTCGAACGCCTGGGCGGCTCCTGGCAGCGCGCTGCGCAGATTTCCCTGTATCTCAAGCTTGACGCCAGCACCGCTGACGGCGAGGCCCTGCGTGAGCAGATCAAGGCCCTGCCCGGTGTCGCCGAGGCCGAATACGTGAGTCGCGAAAAGGCGCTGGAAGAGTTCCAGCAGCAGTCCGGCCTGGGCGATGCGTTGCGTGAGCTGCCGGAAAACCCGCTGCCCGGCGTGGTGGTGGTGACCCCGGCAGAAGTCGACAAGCCCGCCCTTGAAGCCTTGCGCCAGCGCCTTGCGGAACTGCCCAAGGTCGATGTGGCGCAATTGGACCTGCTGTGGGTCGAACGCCTGGCAGCGATCCTCAAGCTGGGTGACCGCTTTGTCTTTGGTCTGACGGTATTGCTGGTTTCTGCGCTGCTTTTGGTAATTGGTAACACAATTCGCCTGCATATCGAAAACCGTCGTACTGAGATCGAGGTGATCAAGCTTGTAGGCGGCACAGACAGCTATGTTCGCCGACCTTTCCTGTATATGGGCGCCTTGTATGGCCTGGGTGCAGGGGTATTGGCCTGGGGAGTGCTGGCGTTTGGTCTTAACTGGCTCAACGACGCGGTTATCGGGCTTTCCGGCTTGTATGGCAGCGATTTTTCCCTGGCCGGCGTGCCATCAGCCGATGGTCTGTCGCTCTTGCTTGGTGCGGTACTGTTAGGGTATATCGGTGCTTGGATTGCGGTCGCCCGCCATTTGAGCGAGCTTGCACCGCGATAG
- the rpoH gene encoding RNA polymerase sigma factor RpoH yields the protein MTTSLQPAYALVPGANLEAYVHTVNSIPLLTPEQERELAESLYYEQNLEAARQMVLAHLRFVVHIARSYSGYGLAQADLIQEGNVGLMKAVKRFNPEMGVRLVSFAVHWIKAEIHEFILRNWRIVKVATTKAQRKLFFNLRSQKKRLAWLNNDEVHRVAESLGVEPREVREMESRLTGQDMAFDPASEADDDSAFQSPANYLEDHRYDPARQLEDADWSDNSTSNLHDALQGLDDRSRDILYQRWLAEEKATLHDLAEKYSVSAERIRQLEKNAMNKVKALIAV from the coding sequence ATGACCACTTCGTTGCAACCTGCCTATGCCCTGGTTCCCGGCGCAAACCTGGAAGCCTACGTGCACACGGTCAACAGCATTCCATTGCTGACGCCGGAGCAGGAGCGTGAACTGGCCGAGAGTCTCTACTATGAGCAGAATCTTGAGGCGGCTCGGCAAATGGTGCTCGCCCACCTGCGGTTTGTCGTACATATCGCGCGTAGCTATTCCGGTTACGGGCTGGCCCAGGCTGACCTGATCCAGGAAGGCAACGTTGGCCTGATGAAAGCGGTCAAGCGTTTCAACCCGGAAATGGGTGTACGCCTGGTGTCCTTTGCGGTGCACTGGATCAAGGCCGAAATTCACGAGTTCATCCTGCGTAACTGGCGCATTGTCAAAGTGGCCACCACCAAGGCCCAGCGCAAACTGTTCTTCAACCTGCGCAGCCAGAAAAAACGCCTGGCCTGGCTGAACAACGATGAAGTTCATCGTGTTGCCGAAAGCCTGGGTGTGGAGCCGCGTGAAGTACGCGAGATGGAAAGTCGCCTGACCGGTCAGGACATGGCCTTCGACCCGGCGTCCGAAGCCGACGACGACAGCGCCTTCCAGTCACCGGCCAACTACCTGGAAGACCACCGCTACGACCCGGCGCGTCAGCTTGAGGATGCCGACTGGAGCGACAACTCCACCAGCAACCTGCATGACGCCCTGCAAGGCCTGGACGACCGCAGCCGTGACATCCTCTACCAGCGCTGGCTGGCCGAGGAGAAAGCCACCCTGCATGACCTGGCTGAGAAATACAGTGTTTCGGCTGAGCGGATTCGTCAGCTGGAGAAGAACGCGATGAACAAGGTGAAAGCGTTGATCGCGGTTTGA
- the mtgA gene encoding monofunctional biosynthetic peptidoglycan transglycosylase, translating into MARSIGSAKPSPMLSSIFRRLTRALLWFAAGSVLLVLVFRWVPPPGTALMVERKVESWFNGQPIDLQRDWEPWENISDELKVAVIAGEDQKFANHWGFDFNAIQAALAHNERGGTLRGASTLSQQVAKNQFLWSGRSWLRKGLEAWFTALIELLWSKERILEVYLNSAEWGEGVFGAQAAAQHHFGVDARRLSRQQASLLAAVLPSPLNWSASRPSSYVARRAGWIRQQMRQLGGSDYLAQLESPRKAPWTQ; encoded by the coding sequence ATGGCCCGCTCCATCGGTTCGGCCAAGCCATCACCTATGTTGTCTTCCATTTTCCGTCGCCTCACCCGCGCCCTGCTCTGGTTTGCCGCTGGCAGCGTACTGCTGGTACTGGTGTTTCGCTGGGTGCCGCCGCCGGGCACGGCGCTGATGGTCGAACGCAAGGTCGAGTCCTGGTTCAACGGCCAGCCCATTGACCTGCAACGCGACTGGGAGCCCTGGGAGAACATTTCCGATGAACTCAAGGTGGCGGTGATTGCCGGGGAAGACCAGAAGTTCGCCAACCACTGGGGCTTTGATTTCAACGCCATTCAGGCCGCACTGGCCCACAACGAGCGTGGCGGTACGTTGCGGGGTGCCAGCACCTTGAGCCAGCAAGTGGCCAAGAACCAGTTTCTCTGGTCAGGTCGCAGCTGGTTGCGCAAGGGGCTGGAGGCCTGGTTCACCGCCTTGATCGAGCTGCTGTGGTCCAAGGAGCGGATTCTTGAGGTCTACCTCAACAGTGCCGAATGGGGCGAAGGGGTATTTGGTGCCCAGGCGGCGGCGCAGCATCATTTTGGTGTCGATGCCCGCCGCCTGAGCCGCCAGCAGGCCAGCCTGCTGGCGGCCGTGCTGCCCAGCCCGCTGAACTGGAGCGCCAGCCGTCCCAGCAGCTATGTAGCTCGGCGCGCCGGCTGGATTCGCCAGCAAATGCGCCAGCTGGGTGGCAGCGACTACCTGGCCCAGCTCGAAAGCCCGCGCAAGGCACCCTGGACGCAATAA
- a CDS encoding DUF423 domain-containing protein, which yields MLRSFLLLAAFFGFTGVALGAFAAHGLKGRLSSEYLAIFHTGVTYQLVHALALLGVAVLATQLPGRLVGWAGGLFALGIVLFSGSLYLLTLSGIGKLGIITPIGGLAFLGGWLCLGLAAWRLG from the coding sequence ATGCTTCGTAGCTTCCTGCTGCTTGCGGCGTTTTTCGGATTCACCGGCGTGGCCCTGGGTGCCTTTGCTGCCCATGGCCTCAAGGGGCGCCTGAGCAGCGAATACCTGGCCATTTTTCACACCGGCGTGACCTATCAGCTGGTCCATGCCCTGGCCCTGCTCGGCGTTGCCGTGCTGGCGACCCAGTTGCCGGGCCGCCTGGTGGGTTGGGCCGGTGGTCTGTTCGCCCTGGGGATCGTGCTGTTCTCCGGTAGCCTGTACCTGCTGACCCTCAGCGGCATCGGCAAGTTGGGCATCATCACGCCCATCGGTGGCCTGGCATTCCTCGGTGGCTGGCTGTGCCTGGGCCTTGCTGCCTGGCGCCTAGGTTGA
- the thiS gene encoding sulfur carrier protein ThiS: MRIQLNGEPFELPDGESVEALLTRLDLVGRRVAVELNLDIVPRSQHAATALCDGDQVEVVHAIGGG, encoded by the coding sequence ATGCGCATTCAATTGAACGGTGAACCCTTCGAGTTGCCCGACGGCGAAAGCGTCGAGGCCCTGCTGACCCGGCTGGACCTTGTCGGGCGCCGCGTCGCAGTAGAGCTCAACCTGGATATCGTGCCGCGTAGCCAGCACGCCGCCACGGCACTGTGCGATGGCGACCAGGTCGAAGTCGTGCATGCCATCGGCGGCGGCTAG
- a CDS encoding thiazole synthase has translation MSNLRSDKPFTLAGRTFQSRLLVGTGKYRDLEETRLAIEASGAEIVTVAVRRTNIGQNPGEPNLLDVLPPDRYTILPNTAGCYDAVEAVRTCRLARELLDGHNLVKLEVLADQKTLFPNVIETLKAAEVLVKDGFDVMVYTSDDPIIARQLAEAGCIAVMPLAGLIGTGLGICNPYNLQIILEESKVPVLVDAGVGTASDATIAMEMGCEAVLMNSAIANAQQPIMMAEAMKHAIVAGRLAYLAGRMPKKLYASASSPLDGLIK, from the coding sequence ATGAGCAACCTTCGCAGCGACAAGCCCTTCACTCTGGCCGGCCGTACCTTCCAGTCGCGCCTGCTGGTCGGCACCGGCAAGTACCGTGACCTTGAAGAAACCCGCCTGGCCATCGAGGCTTCGGGTGCCGAGATCGTCACCGTGGCCGTGCGTCGCACCAACATCGGCCAGAACCCGGGCGAGCCGAATCTGCTCGATGTGCTGCCGCCGGATCGCTACACCATCCTGCCGAACACCGCCGGTTGCTACGACGCGGTCGAAGCCGTGCGCACCTGCCGCCTGGCCCGTGAGCTGCTCGACGGCCACAACCTGGTCAAGCTGGAAGTGCTGGCCGACCAGAAAACCCTGTTCCCCAACGTGATCGAAACCCTCAAGGCCGCCGAAGTGCTGGTCAAGGACGGTTTCGACGTGATGGTCTATACCAGCGACGACCCGATCATTGCCCGCCAACTGGCCGAAGCCGGTTGCATTGCCGTGATGCCGCTGGCAGGCCTGATCGGTACCGGCCTGGGCATCTGCAACCCGTACAATCTGCAGATCATCCTTGAAGAATCGAAAGTGCCTGTGCTGGTCGACGCCGGTGTCGGTACTGCATCCGATGCCACCATCGCCATGGAAATGGGCTGTGAGGCGGTGCTGATGAACTCGGCAATCGCCAACGCCCAGCAGCCGATCATGATGGCCGAAGCCATGAAACACGCCATCGTTGCCGGCCGTCTGGCCTACCTCGCCGGGCGTATGCCGAAAAAACTCTATGCCAGCGCCTCGTCGCCGCTGGATGGTCTGATCAAGTAA
- the trmB gene encoding tRNA (guanosine(46)-N7)-methyltransferase TrmB, with product MTESQETPISPEGEERQHRRIKSFVMRAGRMTEGQQRGLEQGGPLFILPLAESPVDYDQVFGRSAPRTLEIGFGMGHSLLEMAAAAPDQDFIGVEVHRPGVGALLNGVLTQGLKNLRVYDCDAIEVLNKCVADNSLDRLMLFFPDPWHKSRHHKRRIVQPEFAELVRSKLKVGGVFHMATDWEPYAEYMLEVMNVAPGYRNLAADGKCVERPAERPITKFERRGERLGHGVWDLKFEKLA from the coding sequence ATGACTGAATCGCAAGAAACGCCGATCTCCCCCGAAGGCGAAGAGCGCCAACACCGCCGCATCAAGAGTTTCGTGATGCGCGCCGGGCGCATGACCGAAGGCCAGCAACGTGGCCTGGAGCAGGGTGGGCCGCTGTTCATCCTGCCGCTGGCCGAGAGCCCGGTGGACTACGACCAGGTATTCGGCCGTTCGGCGCCGCGCACCCTGGAGATCGGTTTCGGCATGGGCCATTCCCTGCTGGAAATGGCCGCTGCCGCGCCTGATCAAGACTTCATCGGTGTCGAAGTACACCGTCCGGGTGTGGGCGCGCTGCTCAACGGCGTACTGACCCAGGGCCTGAAGAACCTGCGGGTGTATGACTGCGATGCCATCGAAGTACTGAACAAGTGCGTGGCCGACAACAGCCTCGATCGCCTGATGCTGTTCTTCCCCGACCCATGGCACAAGAGCCGTCACCACAAGCGTCGTATCGTGCAGCCGGAGTTCGCTGAGCTGGTGCGCAGCAAGCTGAAGGTGGGCGGTGTGTTCCATATGGCCACCGACTGGGAGCCCTATGCCGAATACATGCTGGAGGTGATGAATGTCGCCCCGGGTTATCGCAACCTGGCAGCCGACGGCAAGTGCGTGGAGCGCCCGGCCGAGCGCCCGATCACCAAGTTCGAGCGCCGCGGCGAGCGACTTGGGCATGGGGTGTGGGATTTGAAGTTCGAGAAGCTGGCGTAA
- a CDS encoding DUF3392 domain-containing protein, protein MDLVLDLLSTVSRWSRSNLSEISLALVGCLLVLFGTDIKGWVEQRLGGLAGALRVPFMAVLVMIGSGAALIYATPWVVRGLAQFNNYALAPVLLIVLVLIGVVADRR, encoded by the coding sequence ATGGACCTGGTACTCGACCTGCTCTCGACCGTTTCCCGCTGGAGTCGCAGCAACTTGTCGGAGATCTCACTGGCGCTTGTAGGCTGCTTGCTGGTGCTGTTTGGCACCGACATCAAAGGCTGGGTAGAACAGCGCCTGGGCGGCCTGGCAGGCGCCTTGCGTGTGCCGTTCATGGCTGTGCTGGTGATGATCGGCAGTGGCGCCGCGTTGATCTATGCCACGCCCTGGGTGGTGCGCGGTCTGGCGCAGTTCAACAACTATGCGTTGGCGCCGGTATTGCTGATCGTGCTGGTGCTGATTGGCGTTGTAGCTGATCGGCGCTGA
- the hemW gene encoding radical SAM family heme chaperone HemW: MTDRSPAQPLHLGEAGFTSQTPRAALPQLPPLALYIHIPWCVRKCPYCDFNSHAATPELPEEAYVDALLADLDQELGAVYGRPISSIFFGGGTPSLFSARALGRLLAGVEQRIPFASDIEITLEANPGTFEQEKFKAYRQLGINRLSIGIQSFQQAKLEALGRIHNGDEAIRAADMARNAGFDNFNLDLMHGLPDQSLDDALGDLRQAIALAPTHLSWYQLTLEPNTVFWNQPPLLPEDDILWDIQEAGQALLASNGYSQYEVSAYAQPGRAARHNLNYWSFGDFIGIGAGAHGKLSHPDGRILRTWKTRLPKDYLNPAKAFKAGEKLLPVDELPFEFLMNALRLTQGVDVELFSQRTGLALEQLTAARREAEQKGLLQVETTRLVATPRGQLFLNDLLQYFLT, from the coding sequence ATGACCGATCGTTCGCCGGCACAGCCACTGCATCTGGGCGAGGCTGGCTTTACTTCCCAAACACCACGGGCGGCCTTGCCGCAGCTGCCGCCCCTGGCGCTGTACATCCACATCCCCTGGTGCGTGCGCAAGTGTCCGTATTGCGACTTCAACTCCCACGCCGCAACGCCAGAGTTGCCTGAAGAGGCCTACGTCGATGCGCTGCTGGCCGACCTCGACCAGGAACTGGGCGCGGTGTACGGCCGCCCGATCAGCTCGATCTTCTTCGGTGGCGGCACCCCCAGCCTGTTCAGCGCCCGCGCCCTGGGCCGCTTGCTGGCGGGCGTGGAACAACGCATTCCGTTCGCCAGCGATATCGAAATCACCCTGGAAGCCAACCCCGGGACGTTCGAGCAGGAGAAGTTCAAGGCCTATCGGCAGCTGGGCATCAACAGGCTGTCGATCGGCATCCAGAGCTTCCAGCAGGCCAAGCTCGAAGCGCTTGGGCGCATCCACAATGGTGACGAAGCCATTCGCGCTGCCGACATGGCGCGCAACGCCGGCTTCGACAACTTCAACCTGGACCTGATGCACGGCCTGCCCGACCAATCCCTGGACGACGCCCTGGGCGACCTGCGCCAGGCCATCGCGCTAGCGCCTACGCACCTGTCCTGGTACCAGTTGACCCTGGAACCGAACACTGTGTTCTGGAACCAGCCACCACTGCTCCCTGAAGACGATATCCTCTGGGACATCCAGGAAGCCGGCCAGGCCCTGCTGGCCAGCAACGGCTACAGCCAGTACGAAGTCTCGGCCTACGCCCAGCCCGGCCGGGCGGCCCGGCACAACCTCAACTACTGGAGTTTCGGCGATTTCATCGGCATCGGTGCCGGCGCCCATGGCAAGCTCAGCCATCCGGACGGACGCATCCTGCGCACCTGGAAGACCCGCCTGCCGAAGGACTACCTGAACCCGGCCAAGGCTTTCAAGGCAGGCGAGAAGCTGTTGCCAGTGGACGAACTGCCGTTCGAGTTCCTGATGAACGCCCTGCGCCTGACCCAGGGCGTGGACGTCGAGCTGTTCAGCCAGCGCACAGGACTGGCGCTGGAGCAACTCACTGCCGCACGGCGCGAGGCCGAACAAAAAGGCTTATTGCAGGTCGAAACGACGCGACTGGTCGCCACCCCGCGAGGCCAGTTGTTCCTCAACGACCTGCTGCAGTATTTCTTGACCTAA
- the rdgB gene encoding RdgB/HAM1 family non-canonical purine NTP pyrophosphatase: MMTFQQLVLASHNAGKLKELQAMLGDTVQLRSIGEFSSVEPDETGLSFVENAILKARNAARISGLPALADDSGLAVDFLGGAPGIYSARYADGQGDAANNAKLLEALKDVPEAERGAQFVCVLALVRHADDPLPILCEGLWHGRILTQASGEHGFGYDPLFWVPERDCSSAELSPADKNQISHRARAMSLLRQRLGLA, translated from the coding sequence ATGATGACTTTCCAGCAACTCGTATTGGCCAGCCACAACGCTGGCAAACTCAAGGAATTGCAGGCCATGCTCGGTGACACCGTGCAACTGCGCTCCATCGGCGAATTCAGCAGCGTAGAGCCGGACGAGACCGGCCTGTCGTTCGTCGAGAACGCCATCCTCAAGGCGCGCAATGCTGCGCGCATCTCCGGCCTGCCGGCGCTGGCCGACGATTCGGGCCTGGCAGTGGACTTCCTCGGCGGCGCACCGGGTATCTACTCGGCGCGCTACGCCGATGGCCAGGGCGACGCGGCCAACAACGCCAAGCTGCTCGAAGCCCTCAAGGATGTACCCGAGGCCGAGCGCGGCGCCCAGTTCGTCTGCGTCCTGGCCCTGGTGCGCCATGCCGACGACCCGCTGCCGATTCTCTGCGAAGGGCTGTGGCACGGCCGTATCCTGACCCAGGCCAGTGGCGAACACGGCTTCGGCTACGATCCCCTGTTCTGGGTACCGGAGCGCGACTGCTCCAGCGCCGAACTCAGCCCTGCCGACAAGAACCAGATCAGCCACCGTGCCCGTGCCATGAGCCTGCTGCGTCAACGTCTGGGCCTGGCATGA
- a CDS encoding DUF4426 domain-containing protein produces MRRLLSFLLVACLSASAVAADAIKGERKEVFGDTTVHYSTFISTFLQPDTAKAAELIRSKNQGVINVSVIKAGKPVVTQVNGTVKDLTSASVPLKFKQITEQGAIYYIAQYPVEQQETRTFTINVGIDGKTETISFNQELFPGE; encoded by the coding sequence ATGCGCCGCTTGTTGAGCTTTTTACTGGTTGCCTGCCTGAGCGCATCGGCAGTTGCTGCCGATGCCATCAAGGGTGAACGCAAGGAAGTCTTCGGGGACACGACGGTGCACTACAGCACCTTCATCTCCACCTTCCTGCAACCGGACACCGCCAAGGCCGCCGAACTGATCCGCAGCAAGAACCAGGGCGTGATCAACGTGTCGGTAATCAAGGCCGGCAAGCCCGTGGTTACCCAGGTCAACGGCACCGTCAAGGACCTGACCAGCGCTTCGGTCCCGCTGAAGTTCAAGCAGATCACCGAGCAAGGTGCGATCTACTACATCGCCCAGTACCCTGTTGAACAACAGGAAACCCGTACTTTCACCATTAACGTTGGCATTGATGGCAAGACCGAGACCATCAGCTTCAACCAAGAGCTTTTCCCAGGCGAATGA
- the metW gene encoding methionine biosynthesis protein MetW: MRADLEIIQDWIPAGSRVLDLGCGTGELLASLRDNKQVAGYGLEIDPDNIAQCVAKGVNVIEQDLDKGLGNFASNSFDVVVMTQALQAVEYPDRILDEMLRVGRQCIITFPNFGHWRCRWYLATKGRMPVSDFMPYTWYNTPNIHFCTFEDFEALCSERRAQVLDRLAVDHLHRHGWASRLWPNLLGEIGIYRVSSPGLLEHKVAV; encoded by the coding sequence ATGAGAGCCGACCTGGAAATCATCCAAGACTGGATCCCCGCCGGGAGCCGGGTACTCGACCTCGGTTGTGGTACCGGCGAGCTGCTGGCTTCACTGCGCGACAACAAGCAGGTTGCCGGCTACGGCCTGGAGATCGACCCCGACAACATTGCCCAGTGCGTGGCCAAGGGCGTCAACGTGATCGAGCAGGACCTGGACAAGGGCCTGGGCAATTTCGCCAGCAACAGTTTCGACGTGGTGGTCATGACCCAGGCCCTGCAGGCCGTGGAGTACCCTGACCGGATCCTCGACGAAATGCTGCGCGTAGGTCGCCAGTGCATCATCACCTTCCCCAATTTTGGCCACTGGCGGTGCCGCTGGTACCTGGCGACCAAAGGTCGCATGCCGGTTTCCGACTTCATGCCGTATACCTGGTACAACACGCCGAACATCCACTTCTGCACCTTTGAAGACTTTGAGGCGCTGTGCAGCGAGCGTCGCGCCCAGGTACTTGACCGCCTGGCGGTCGACCACTTGCACCGCCACGGGTGGGCGAGCAGGCTATGGCCTAATCTTCTAGGGGAGATCGGCATTTACCGTGTCAGCAGCCCCGGCCTTCTGGAACACAAGGTCGCTGTCTAA
- the metX gene encoding homoserine O-succinyltransferase MetX: MSTVFPEDSVGLVTPQLAQFNEPLALACGRSLASYELIYETYGTLNSSASNAVLICHALSGHHHAAGYHSPNDRKPGWWDSCIGPGKPIDTNRFFVVSLNNLGGCNGSTGPSSVNPVTGKPYGADFPVLTVEDWVHSQARLADRLGIQQWAAVVGGSLGGMQALQWTITYPDRVRHCLDIASAPKLSAQNIAFNEVARQAILTDPEFHGGSFQDRGVIPKRGLMLARMVGHITYLSDDSMGEKFGRELKSDKLNYDFHSVEFQVESYLRYQGEEFSGRFDANTYLLMTKALDYFDPAAAHGGDLAATLANVTADYCVMSFTTDWRFSPARSREIVDALIAARKNVCYLDIDSPYGHDAFLIPTPRYITGFTNYMNRIVC, translated from the coding sequence ATGTCCACTGTCTTTCCCGAAGATTCGGTCGGTCTGGTAACACCGCAACTGGCGCAGTTCAACGAGCCCCTGGCACTGGCCTGCGGCCGCTCGCTGGCATCCTATGAACTGATCTACGAAACCTACGGTACGCTCAACAGCTCGGCCAGCAACGCCGTGCTGATCTGCCATGCGTTGTCCGGTCACCACCATGCGGCGGGCTACCACAGCCCCAACGACCGCAAGCCGGGTTGGTGGGACAGCTGCATCGGCCCAGGCAAGCCGATCGATACCAACCGCTTCTTCGTGGTCAGCCTGAACAACCTTGGCGGCTGCAACGGCAGCACCGGCCCCAGCAGCGTCAACCCGGTCACCGGCAAGCCTTACGGCGCCGACTTCCCGGTGCTGACCGTCGAAGACTGGGTGCACAGCCAGGCCCGCCTGGCCGATCGCCTGGGCATCCAGCAGTGGGCCGCCGTGGTCGGTGGCAGCCTGGGGGGCATGCAGGCACTGCAATGGACCATCACCTACCCGGATCGCGTGCGCCATTGCCTGGACATCGCCTCGGCACCCAAGCTCTCGGCACAGAACATCGCCTTCAACGAGGTGGCCCGCCAGGCCATCCTTACCGACCCTGAGTTTCATGGCGGCTCATTCCAGGACCGCGGCGTGATTCCCAAGCGCGGCCTGATGCTGGCGCGCATGGTCGGGCACATCACCTACCTGTCCGATGACTCCATGGGCGAGAAATTCGGCCGCGAGCTCAAGAGCGACAAGCTCAACTACGACTTCCACAGCGTCGAGTTCCAGGTCGAAAGCTACCTGCGTTACCAGGGCGAGGAGTTCTCCGGACGTTTCGATGCCAACACCTACCTGCTGATGACCAAGGCCCTGGACTACTTCGACCCGGCCGCCGCCCACGGTGGTGACCTGGCCGCGACCCTGGCCAACGTCACGGCGGACTACTGCGTGATGTCGTTCACCACCGACTGGCGCTTTTCGCCGGCACGTTCGCGGGAGATCGTCGATGCCCTGATCGCCGCGCGCAAGAATGTCTGCTACCTGGATATCGACTCGCCCTATGGCCACGATGCCTTCCTGATCCCGACCCCGCGCTACATCACGGGTTTCACGAACTACATGAACCGCATCGTCTGCTGA
- a CDS encoding YggT family protein — MIGLNTAAIYILQTLGSLYLLIIMLRFILQLVRADFYNPLSQFAVRATQPLLKPMRRIIPSLFGLDMSSLLLAIIVQMLIMGLTLLLAYGTTGNPVQLLIWSIIGVTALFLKIFFFALIISVILSWVAPGSHNPGAELINQICDPFLAPFRRFLPNLGGLDISPILAFMALKLIDMLVINNLAAMTGMPEMLRLLV, encoded by the coding sequence ATGATCGGATTGAACACCGCTGCCATCTATATCCTGCAAACCCTGGGCAGCCTCTACCTGCTGATCATCATGCTGCGCTTCATCCTGCAGCTGGTACGCGCCGACTTCTACAACCCGCTCAGCCAATTCGCCGTGCGCGCCACCCAACCCCTGCTCAAGCCCATGCGCCGGATCATCCCGAGCCTGTTCGGCCTGGACATGTCCTCGCTGCTGCTGGCGATCATCGTGCAGATGCTGATCATGGGCCTGACGCTGCTGCTGGCCTACGGCACCACCGGCAACCCGGTGCAGTTGCTGATCTGGTCGATCATCGGCGTGACCGCGCTGTTCCTGAAGATCTTCTTCTTCGCCCTGATCATCAGCGTGATTCTCTCCTGGGTCGCACCGGGCAGCCACAACCCGGGCGCCGAGCTGATCAACCAGATCTGCGATCCGTTCCTGGCACCGTTCCGCCGCTTCCTGCCGAACCTGGGTGGCCTGGACATTTCGCCGATCCTGGCATTCATGGCACTCAAGCTGATCGACATGCTGGTGATCAACAACCTGGCGGCCATGACCGGTATGCCGGAGATGCTGCGCCTGCTGGTTTGA